The following coding sequences lie in one Cupriavidus sp. WKF15 genomic window:
- a CDS encoding methyltransferase domain-containing protein, with protein MNPADKAPSPPSFTTRNAADPAFWDERFEQGFTPWDLQGVPVEFQQFVENKAPCPTLVPGCGNGWEAGWLFERGWPVTAIDFSPQAVASARRALGPAGTIVREADFFAFTPQPRCELIYERAFLCALPPALREAYAERVAALLPPGGLLAGYFFLGDKRGGPPFAMPASELDALLGPAFERIDDRPSAAPLPVFEGQERWQVWRRRAD; from the coding sequence ATGAACCCGGCCGACAAGGCACCCAGCCCGCCGTCTTTCACCACCCGCAATGCGGCGGATCCGGCGTTCTGGGACGAACGCTTCGAACAGGGCTTCACGCCCTGGGACCTGCAGGGCGTGCCGGTCGAGTTCCAGCAGTTCGTCGAGAACAAGGCGCCGTGCCCGACGCTGGTACCCGGCTGCGGCAACGGCTGGGAAGCGGGCTGGCTGTTCGAGCGCGGCTGGCCGGTCACGGCCATCGACTTTTCGCCGCAGGCCGTCGCCTCGGCGCGCCGCGCGCTGGGCCCGGCTGGGACCATCGTGCGCGAAGCGGACTTCTTCGCCTTCACGCCGCAGCCGCGCTGCGAGCTGATCTATGAGCGCGCTTTCCTCTGCGCGCTGCCCCCGGCATTGCGCGAGGCCTATGCCGAACGCGTGGCCGCCCTGTTGCCGCCCGGCGGCCTGCTGGCTGGCTATTTCTTCCTGGGCGACAAGCGCGGCGGGCCGCCGTTCGCCATGCCGGCGTCCGAGCTGGATGCCCTGCTCGGGCCCGCCTTCGAGCGTATCGATGACCGTCCGTCCGCCGCGCCCCTGCCGGTCTTCGAAGGGCAGGAGCGCTGGCAGGTCTGGCGCCGCCGGGCAGACTGA
- the ubiB gene encoding ubiquinone biosynthesis regulatory protein kinase UbiB: MTRLLRLGKILFVILYYGLDELVLSGFQNRKIRFLVRVMTIGRKLDMPRGERLRLALTKLGPIFVKFGQVLSTRRDLMPPDIADELALLQDQVPPFDSAVAVRIIERSLGRRLDDLFDTFEHQPVASASIAQVHFATLKGGPNHGREVAVKVLRPGMLPVIDSDLALMRDLATWLERFWADGKRLKPREVVAEFDKYLHDELDLMIEAANASQLRRNFADTSLLLVPEVFWDWCSSTVFVMERMHGIPISRTESLKAAGVDMHQLAEEGVEIFFTQVFRDGFFHADMHPGNILVSVQPETFGRYIALDFGIVGALSEFDKNYLAQNFIAFFRRDYHRVALLHVESGWVPPDTRVEELESAVRACCEPYFDKPLKEISLGMVLMRLFQTSRRFNVEIQPQLVLLQKTLLNIEGLGRQLDPDLDLWKTAKPFLERWMHEQVGWKGAWERVKVEAPLWAKMLPDFPRLAHQFLERRALNTNGEQERLLAMLVTEQRRTNRLIGTVLLLVGGFVAGIVLTHVLAWTGYW; encoded by the coding sequence ATGACCCGCCTTCTGCGCCTCGGCAAGATCCTCTTCGTCATCCTGTACTACGGCCTGGACGAGCTCGTGCTGTCCGGTTTCCAGAACCGCAAGATCCGCTTCCTGGTCCGCGTCATGACCATCGGGCGCAAGCTGGACATGCCGCGCGGCGAGCGCCTGCGGCTGGCGCTGACCAAGCTCGGACCGATCTTCGTCAAGTTCGGCCAGGTGCTGTCCACCCGGCGCGACCTGATGCCGCCGGACATTGCCGACGAACTGGCGCTGCTGCAGGACCAGGTGCCGCCGTTCGATTCGGCGGTGGCGGTCAGGATCATCGAGCGCTCGCTGGGCCGAAGGCTCGACGATCTCTTCGACACCTTCGAGCACCAGCCCGTGGCCAGCGCGTCGATCGCCCAGGTGCACTTCGCCACGCTGAAGGGCGGCCCGAACCATGGCCGCGAGGTCGCGGTGAAGGTGCTGCGCCCGGGCATGCTGCCGGTGATCGACAGCGACCTGGCGCTGATGCGCGACCTGGCCACCTGGCTGGAGCGCTTCTGGGCCGACGGCAAGCGCCTGAAGCCGCGCGAGGTGGTGGCCGAGTTCGACAAATACCTGCATGACGAGCTGGACCTGATGATCGAGGCGGCCAACGCCAGCCAGCTGCGCCGCAATTTCGCCGATACCAGCCTGCTGCTGGTGCCCGAAGTGTTCTGGGACTGGTGCAGCAGCACGGTGTTCGTGATGGAGCGCATGCACGGCATCCCGATCTCGCGCACCGAATCGCTCAAGGCCGCCGGTGTCGACATGCACCAGCTCGCGGAAGAGGGCGTGGAGATCTTCTTCACGCAGGTGTTCCGCGACGGCTTCTTCCACGCCGACATGCACCCCGGCAACATCCTCGTTTCGGTGCAGCCGGAGACCTTCGGCCGCTATATCGCGCTCGACTTCGGCATCGTTGGCGCACTGTCGGAGTTCGACAAGAACTATCTCGCGCAGAACTTCATCGCCTTCTTCCGCCGCGACTACCACCGCGTGGCGCTGCTGCACGTGGAATCCGGCTGGGTGCCGCCCGATACGCGCGTGGAAGAGCTCGAAAGCGCGGTGCGTGCATGCTGCGAGCCGTACTTCGACAAGCCGCTCAAGGAAATCTCCCTTGGCATGGTGCTGATGCGCCTGTTCCAGACCTCGCGCCGCTTCAACGTCGAGATCCAGCCGCAACTGGTGCTGCTGCAGAAGACGCTGCTCAATATCGAAGGCCTGGGCCGCCAGCTCGACCCGGACCTGGACCTGTGGAAAACGGCGAAGCCCTTCCTGGAGCGCTGGATGCACGAGCAGGTGGGTTGGAAGGGCGCGTGGGAGCGGGTCAAGGTCGAGGCGCCGCTGTGGGCCAAGATGCTGCCCGATTTCCCGCGCCTGGCGCACCAGTTCCTGGAGCGCCGCGCGCTGAACACCAATGGCGAACAGGAACGGCTGCTGGCCATGCTGGTGACGGAACAGCGCCGCACCAACCGCCTGATCGGCACCGTGCTGCTGCTGGTCGGCGGCTTCGTCGCCGGCATCGTGCTGACGCATGTGCTGGCGTGGACTGGCTACTGGTAG